GGGGACGTGGCCGGCCACGGCGTGGCCAGCCGCGCCCACGGCCGAGGTGATGGCGAGCAGCAGCGTCGAGGTGGCGACGGCCACCCGCGTGGGGATGCGAAAACCCAGCGTCAGGATGGGCACGACGACGATGCCGCCCCCGATGCCGAAGAGCCCCGAGAGCAGTCCGGCCAGGGCACCGGCGCCGATCGCCCCCGGCACCGGCACCGTGTAGCTCTCGCCCTCGCGTTCGCGCCGGAAGCGCCAGCGGCCGCCGCCGGTGGGGCCTGCGGCGGGCGGCGCGGGCTTCGCCTCGCGCAGGAGGAGCAGGGAGACCGGCACCAGGACGATCCCGAAGGCGATGCGCAGCAGCCGCTCGTCGAGGTGGCCGGACAGCGCACCCGAGAGAAAGCTGAGCAGCCAGGCGCTGGGGCCGATCGCGAGCACCAGGGCCGGCTCGACCAGGTGGCGACGCAGGTACACCGTCGAAGCCG
The nucleotide sequence above comes from bacterium. Encoded proteins:
- a CDS encoding sulfite exporter TauE/SafE family protein — translated: MSPLLVALLCLPIAALGAMVGIGGGVFFVPIWLAAGSGFQAATATSLVMIAAMGISASTVYLRRHLVEPALVLAIGPSAWLLSFLSGALSGHLDERLLRIAFGIVLVPVSLLLLREAKPAPPAAGPTGGGRWRFRREREGESYTVPVPGAIGAGALAGLLSGLFGIGGGIVVVPILTLGFRIPTRVAVATSTLLLAITSAVGAAGHAVAGHVPWLAALAGAAAALIGGQIGARLTARIKPRRLRQLLALVLLVVAVWVEIQAVGI